One Cupriavidus oxalaticus genomic region harbors:
- a CDS encoding IS5 family transposase: MRGADTFSESLFTMRRLDDFVPKSHPLRSIRTMANLALVKMNRLFAQMYEADIKGGRPSIAPEKLLRAMLLQVLYSIRSERQLMEQTQYNLLFRWFIGLSMDDTVWVPTVFTKNRERLIKHDAVIEFFNEVLAIAQKKDWLSGEHFSVDGTLIQAWAGHKSFVRKDGGDEDDNDGANFKGRKRGNDTHESKTDPDARLYRKGKTASALRYMGHTLSDNRHGLVVSAMVTNADGHAEREAAKVMLNDARQVAEDLDVEVTVGADKGYDAEEFIQACLEMKVTPHVAQNTSGRRSAVPDEIANSTGYAISQQKRKLIEQGFGWAKTVGRMRHVMVRGLKKVDQMFVLSMAAYNLVRMRSLGQIRPQLP; this comes from the coding sequence ATGCGCGGCGCAGACACCTTCTCCGAAAGCCTGTTCACCATGCGGAGGCTGGATGATTTCGTGCCAAAGTCCCACCCGCTGCGCTCGATCCGCACTATGGCCAACCTGGCGCTGGTGAAGATGAACCGGTTGTTCGCGCAGATGTACGAGGCCGACATTAAGGGCGGCCGGCCCAGCATCGCGCCGGAGAAGTTGCTGCGGGCCATGCTGCTGCAGGTGCTCTACAGCATTCGCTCCGAACGCCAGCTCATGGAGCAGACGCAATACAACCTGCTGTTTCGCTGGTTCATCGGGCTGTCGATGGACGATACAGTTTGGGTGCCCACGGTCTTTACCAAGAACCGCGAACGGCTGATCAAGCATGATGCGGTGATCGAGTTCTTCAACGAAGTGCTGGCCATCGCGCAGAAGAAGGACTGGCTGTCGGGCGAGCACTTCAGCGTCGACGGCACGCTGATTCAAGCGTGGGCGGGCCACAAGAGCTTCGTGCGCAAGGATGGCGGCGACGAAGACGACAACGACGGCGCCAACTTCAAGGGTCGCAAGCGCGGCAACGACACGCACGAGTCCAAGACCGATCCCGATGCCAGGCTCTACCGCAAGGGCAAGACCGCCAGTGCACTGCGCTACATGGGTCATACCCTGAGCGACAACCGCCACGGCCTGGTGGTGAGCGCGATGGTCACCAATGCGGACGGACATGCCGAGCGCGAGGCCGCCAAAGTCATGCTAAATGATGCCAGGCAGGTGGCTGAGGACCTGGATGTGGAAGTCACCGTGGGCGCGGATAAGGGCTACGACGCCGAAGAATTCATTCAGGCATGCCTGGAGATGAAGGTGACGCCCCACGTGGCACAGAACACCTCGGGGCGGCGCTCGGCCGTTCCGGACGAGATCGCCAACAGCACCGGTTATGCGATCTCGCAGCAGAAGCGCAAGTTGATCGAACAAGGCTTTGGCTGGGCCAAGACCGTGGGGCGCATGCGCCATGTGATGGTGCGCGGCCTGAAGAAGGTTGACCAGATGTTTGTGCTGAGCATGGCCGCCTACAACCTCGTGCGCATGCGCTCGCTGGGACAAATCCGTCCGCAGTTGCCGTAA
- a CDS encoding AMP-binding protein, translating to MHTNNPHRNHVPAGVTLPVAAHDGDPFRSLEAIAEASPDAVVAAGGAGGPLTCGQLLEASLMLAGYMQQRLEVRRGERVLLILPEYPPLAIGWYAALRCDAGVIALDPGSTAGEVAGCLRESGARLAIVVADALASVSPMLEDGRLRGCIAAAPPASNWRRPSGAGRHPRLHEFGDALAAGIEAMPARGPGNTPGLPRGLRTR from the coding sequence ATGCACACGAACAACCCTCATCGCAATCACGTTCCGGCCGGCGTCACGCTCCCCGTGGCGGCGCATGACGGCGATCCGTTCCGCAGCCTGGAGGCTATCGCCGAGGCGAGCCCGGACGCAGTCGTGGCCGCCGGCGGGGCCGGTGGGCCGCTGACCTGCGGTCAATTGCTGGAGGCAAGCCTCATGCTGGCGGGATACATGCAGCAGCGCCTGGAAGTCCGCCGCGGCGAACGCGTGCTGCTGATACTGCCGGAGTATCCGCCGCTGGCCATCGGCTGGTACGCCGCACTGCGCTGCGACGCCGGCGTGATTGCGCTGGATCCCGGCAGCACCGCCGGCGAAGTGGCAGGTTGCCTGCGCGAGTCCGGAGCGCGCCTCGCCATTGTCGTGGCGGACGCGCTGGCCAGCGTGAGTCCCATGCTGGAGGATGGACGGCTGCGCGGCTGCATTGCCGCGGCGCCGCCCGCGTCAAACTGGCGCCGGCCGAGTGGCGCGGGGCGGCATCCCCGCTTGCATGAGTTCGGCGATGCCCTGGCGGCGGGCATCGAGGCGATGCCGGCGCGGGGCCCGGGCAATACGCCCGGCTTGCCGCGGGGCCTCCGTACACGGTAA
- a CDS encoding DUF2889 domain-containing protein, giving the protein MKPTLPDRKRIHTRHVTCNGYERADGLFDIEAEMTDITPTGTHLLFKRLGPGEAIHHMRIVMTVSRDLVIHDIAATLSAGPTGQCADIASAYAGLKGLQVRAGFRRQASAIVSGVRGCTHLTELLGPLATTARQTIFAVDRRERDGRWHADGTAALPKPAALNTCHAYREDGEVVRLLWPPHRRGAPDMQPDPAQASADSR; this is encoded by the coding sequence ATGAAGCCGACCCTTCCCGACCGCAAACGCATCCACACGCGCCACGTGACCTGCAACGGCTACGAGCGCGCCGACGGCCTGTTCGACATCGAGGCCGAGATGACGGACATCACGCCAACCGGCACGCACCTGCTGTTCAAGCGCCTGGGCCCGGGCGAAGCCATCCATCACATGCGCATCGTGATGACGGTGAGCCGAGACCTGGTGATCCATGACATCGCGGCAACGCTGTCCGCCGGCCCGACAGGCCAGTGCGCCGACATCGCGTCGGCCTATGCCGGCCTGAAGGGCCTGCAGGTCCGCGCAGGCTTTCGCCGCCAGGCCAGCGCCATCGTCAGTGGCGTGCGCGGCTGCACCCACCTCACCGAACTGCTCGGACCGCTCGCCACCACGGCCCGGCAGACCATTTTCGCGGTCGACCGCCGCGAGCGCGACGGCCGCTGGCATGCCGACGGCACCGCTGCGCTGCCCAAGCCCGCGGCACTGAACACCTGCCACGCCTACCGCGAGGACGGCGAGGTCGTGAGGCTGCTGTGGCCGCCCCATCGCCGCGGCGCGCCGGACATGCAACCAGATCCAGCCCAGGCCAGCGCAGATAGCCGTTAG